TTCGTTGGTCCAAGTCCAAATCTTCACCGTCGCTTGAGGGATCGGTTCGCCCGTCTTCGAATCCAACACGTGTCCTTCGAGCGTGCCTTGGTTCCAACGACCATCGGTGACGAGCGCCAGTTCGCTGACCCAAACCTGTTTGCCCGCCAGATAGTTCTCTTTCCAAACGAAGTCTTCATTGACACTGGCGATCAGCATGTAGCTTCCCTTTGCCAGATCCTTGGGGACCTCGATTCGATGAACTTTGGTTTTGAAATCGGCGGTTTCTTTCAAGTCGACCGACCACTGTTGCATGGCGGGTTCTTCGCCAAACTTCCTCAACCAGTCGTGCTCGTTGTTCTGAACCATTTGGCCTGAATTCAGCAGTTCGTCAAAGTTCAGCGAGACCAGTTTGAAGTGCACCTGGTTGATGTTCTTGTAGCTGATTTCGATTTCCGCTTGAGCGGACTCGGAGAGGGCCGGGTTCCAAACGCGTTCGGTCGCGATGTTGAGCTGTGGTGCTTCGATTTGTTGGATCAAAGCGGCACACTGCTGTCCGCCAAAGCTATCCGGATGGGCTGCTGCCGCGGCTTTCGCGATTTGATGAGCCCGAACGAACTCCTCTTTCCCCATCTCTTGTTGAGCCAGCTGGAAACTGGCACGGGCGCTGATGGGATGACTTTGGTTTTCACTCAGGAAACGCTGCATCGCGGCTAGCGACCGTTCTTCTTTTTCAGAACCCACCGCGTTCTGTTCTGCGAAACGCAAACGATTCCAGTTGGCATCGAGGAACGCGTCATTTTGTTCGTCCGCGTTGGATTGTCGGAAACGCACCCAATCCTGCATCAACTCGGTGGCTCGGCGAAGCGGCGATTCGAGGTCCGTTTCGGGGATCTCCCAGGCCAGGAAATCAGCAACCGGATCCAGGATCGGCGAGTTTGCTTCCAGTTCGAAACGCTCGATCGGTCCGCTGTAGATGGAGTGGGCGTCGACGAAGTGGTCGATGGCTTGGTTGACCACGAAATCATAGACCGTGGGGCGATATGACTCGGGAGCGTTGCCCTCGGTGATCAGTCGCTGGATCGATTCCAGGTCGGTCGCTTGCAGGGTCTCGGCGTCTTCCAAGGCTTCGTCAAACAGCGTGCTGGCGTGGCGGATGATTCGCTGAGCACTCCAGGTTTTCAGGTCTTCACCGGATTTGATGGGCGTCGAATCGTCTTCACGAGTTTCGATCTCGGTGCGGTTTCGGAACCGCCATTGGTTTTGTTGTTGATACGAATAGAACCAACTGGCCAGCACCGCCTGCAGGAGCGGTTTGCTGGCCACGGGAGCCGATTCCATGTCTTGTTGTAAGTGCAGGATGCGGTCTTCGGCGCCGCCTCCGTCGAGTTGCCCCCGCAGGGAGGCTCGCATCCCCATGGCCAGGATCGCGTCGTCATGGTCTTCTTCGGCGATGGCGGCGGGTACGATGGCGTCGTAGTGCTTGATCGCGGTCTTGGGCAGTCCTTTTTGCAACGCTTGCTGGGCCGCTTCGAATTGCTGTTTTCGCCACGAGGCATCTTGTTTTGGTTCGGCGGCCATAGAGAGTCTCAGGGGGAGATAGAGCATCCCGAGTAACAGACTCAAAACAACAAAGACGCAAGTCACGGTACGAAATTGCCGCATAGCGGATCACCTCAAGAAGCTGCAAAGAAAAGACACTGCCACTCAGGGTAACGATTGAACCAGCATGTTATTAGGCGGAAAGTTTTGGATCGTCGCGTGGTTCTTTTTGGCCGCTTTGGTGTACAGCAGCGCAGGCTTCGGCGGCGGGTCCACTTACACCGCATTGTTGGTACTCAACGACGTGGACCATCGCGTTCTGCCCATGCTTTCACTGGCTTGCAACTTGCTCGTCGTGTCAGGTGCATGCTTGCGTTTCGCGACCCAAAGGCAAATCCCGTGGTCACGCAGCATTCCCTTGGTTGTCGGCTCCATCCCTCTGGCTTGGGTCGGCGGATCAATCCCCCTGGACCGGGAAGTGTTTGTGCCGTTGCTAAGCGGAACGCTGATTGTCGCTGGCGTTTTGCTTTTGATTGGCCGGTCGAAAGAACGCAGCGACGAAACGTCATCGCGAGAGAACCAACCCGAGAAAGTTTCGCTAGCAAATCAAACCGGATCGAGCCGCATGAATTCTTGGTGGAGATCCGGTGTGATCTGGCAAGCGAGCCTTGGTGCCGGCTTGGGTTTGCTTGCTGGATTGGTCGGCATCGGAGGCGGCATTTTTTTGTCGCCCGTGCTGCATCTGACTCGCTGGAGTCACGCTCGTGACATCGCGGCGACCAGTTCGTTGTTCATCCTGGTCAACTCGGTGGCAGGATTGGTCGGCCAAACCAGCAAGCACGCATGGTCACTCAGCGAAATCGCGACGGAGTTTCAAACGCATGCTCCGTGGTGGCCTTGGTTGTTCGTCAGCGTTTTGATCGGCGGCCAGATTGGAAACCGAGCCGCCTCGAGTTGGCTGTCGCAACTGACACTCCGCCGAATCACCGCTGTGATTGTGCTGGCCGCGGGCATTCGCCTGGGCTGGATGTAGGCAAAAGTGGCATAGGCTTCCAGCCTGTGATTCCTGCTCACAGGCTGGAAGCCTATGCCACTTTAACCAACCAATTTTTGATGCGATGCGATCAGTTGATCGGCCGCGGAGTTGATTTCGGCGGTGGTGTTGAACCGACCGATGCCGAATCGAACACTGCGGCGGGCCTCGGACTCGGACAATCCCATCGCCAACAACACGTGACTTGGAAGAGCCTCGGTGCTGCTGCATGCCGACCCGCTGCTGAACGCCACGTCCGGAGTCGCCGCCATCCAGGATTCGCCTTCGATGTCTCGCAGTCGCACGTTGAGATTGCCCGGCAAACGAAGTGAAGTTTCCTCTCGCCAATCGATGCCATTGAGCTGCAAACCTTCGATCGCAGAACTCAAACGATCCCAAAGCGACTCTCGCAACTCAAGAATTCGCGACGTGTCACCATCCAGATCGTCAATCGCGATTCGCATCGCGGTCGCCATCGCGACAATGGTCGCAGGGTTGAGCGTTCCACCACGGAGCCCGCGTTGCTGGCCGCCGCCGATGATTTGGGGACGCAGTCGAACGCGACGATTGCCGTTGCCGACCACCAACAGGCCAGTGCTCTTGGGGCCATAGAACTTGTGCGCTGACGCAGATAGCAGATCAACGTCAGCCGAACGCATATCCACCGGCAAACGCCCGACCGCTTGAGTTGCGTCGCAGTGCAGCAGTGCACCCGCTTCATGCGTGATCTCCGCGATCGTTTTGATGGGCATGATGGAGCCAATTTCGTTGTTGGCCCACATGATCGAAACCAGTGCGGTGTGTTCGCCAATCGCTGCCCGCAACTGGTCCAAGTCAACTTGTCCGGCGAAGCGATGATCGTGCGGATGAACTCCGGCACGGACTATTTCAATGGGCTGGCCACCGGCGATGCTTTGCTTGGAAAGATCTTCAGCGACTTCCAAGACCGCCGGATGTTCGGTGTCGCACACGACCACTTGATGCCGTTTGCAACGCGGGTGCATCAGGACACCTCGCATCGCCAGGTTGATGCTTTCGGTGGCTCCCGATGTTACCACCAAATTTTCTCTGGGAGCGTTCAGGATCGCAGCCATTGAATCGATCGATTGTTCGATCGCTCGACGAACTTCGCGCCCAGCTTCGTGCGAATCACTGTGTGGGTTGCCAAAGTGCTGCGTCAGATAGGGCAACATCGCTTCCACGACACGAGGGTCGCAGGGCGTGGTGGCATGATGGTCGAGATAGATCATCGGGATTGCGATCTTGAAATCGTCAGCTAGCGAAGCTTTTTGCTGCTCGGCAACGACGCTTGTTGGACGACGGCCTGATCCAAAGTCGCTTGATTCACGATCGGAGAGCCTTCCAGCGCCGAGAACTCGGCGTACACCGGCAAGTAGCTGGAAACAGTTTGAGCTTCGGAAAGGCTGAGATTGTACACACGCAGGAAGTCGTAGACTCCACCGCGACCAATCGCTTCGGCGGTCGACTTGAAATCGAACACGATGTTTTCGGTTTGATGCCGCCCAAAGATATCCGTCGGTGTGCTGGACACCGCGGCGCGAACCGAGCGTCCCGCGATCGTCGGCAACAAGTACGCGTCATCCGCTTGAAACAATCCCATCATCAAGATGTCATCTTCACCGCGTCCGTCGTCCCGAATGGAATCAAACAGCTGGCCCAACAGAGCGACTTCGCCGGGAGCACGTCCCAAATCGATTCGCACGTTGGCAACCGTGAACGTCCACGCCCGCTCCGCACTGGGCTGAGCTGCACGGAACCACGCGACCAACGGGTCGTAAAGCATCTGCTGGTCAGGATCAGCAACGGTGTACGTCTGAGTTCGGTCCACACGAATGCGATCGGGACGAAACAGAATCACCATTTGCTCGCCACGTTCCGCCGGTCCAGTTGGCCCACCGAGAACGTAGTCGTAAACCGGGCCGCCACTGCCAAGCGAACTTTCGTTGATCGCATCGACCATTCGCGGCACGAGGTCTTGATGAACGGACGAAACCTGTTGCAACGCCACCATGTCGAACTGACGAACAACACGGATCAAGTTCATCCGGCAAATGTTGCTGGCCAGCTTCGTCGGACCAAATCCATCCAGTGACCACGAAGCGATGCGAAGGTTCTTGAACTGAGCAGGTCGCTTCGCGGAAATCTGTTCGGTCGGTGCGGAACCCTTGCCGTCATAGACCGGGTTGCCCCAAGCACGATCATTCGTGGAAGGCCCCGACCGCAGCAAGTCGCTGGGGCTGTAGATCACCGGGTCCGCTTCGATCGGATTGCCCGATTCGTCGACGGGCCAATCCAGAGATTCGCGAGCGTCGGTTGACGACGTGAATGTGAACGGGTCGTCGAGTTTCTCCCAAGCGAAGTCGGCCTTGGGTTTGATCGCGACTCCGTCCAATCCGTCGATGTTGTAATGCTTGAAGAAGTACCATCCCCCGCCGATCAACAACACGACGATCAAAGCCATTTGAATTGGATGGCCTTTCTCGGGTGCATCGGACATGACTGCCTCCGGGACAATTGGGGCGGATGTGGGGCGGAGAACGTTCTTCTGGGCGTGCTTTTAACGGTGGCAAATCGATTCCATCGGCCACCATCGTGTTGAATCGGCGCCCACATCGTTGCAGCCCAAAAAAAGGACACTGATCCCCCCCTCCCGCACAACCGGCAAACTTCCTGGGGTGCTGGTCGAGGCTTTGCCCGGAAACCTGGGTCAATCTTCGATCCCGAACGAGCCAAACCTCTTGTGAGCGGCTGACACTGTGCGATTGGCTCGTTATTCTGGTTGCTCTTCCCGTCCCAGCTTTTTCTATCAAGTGGTTGAAACGTTCCCGTGAGCGACATCATTCCCGTCGAAGTTCCCACCGTTGGCGAGTCGATCAGCGAAGTGCAAATCGGCAATTGGCTCAAACAAGAAGGCGACTGGGTCAAAAACGGCGAAGACCTCGTCGAAATTGAAACGGAAAAAGCTTCGGTGCAAATCCCCGCTCCCGCCAGCGGATACCTGCAGTCGATCACCAAACAGTCCGACGAATTCGCTGAAGTCGGCCAACAAATCGCCTCGATCCAAGTCGCGGAACAACCCGCCGACGGCGACGGCGGATCATCCAGCGGTGGCTCAGCTCCGGCCGCCAGCAACGCCGCATCGGCTCCTGCAGCACCGGCACCCGCCGCATCCAGCCCCGCCAAGGGTGGCGGTGGTTTTGTGATGCCCGCCGCTCAGCGTTTGCTCGACGAACACAAACTGGACTCCTCGCAAGTTCCCGCGACTGGTCCCGGGGGACGTTTGCTGAAAGAAGACGTGCTGGCGTACATCCGCAACGGAGCCTCCCGGCCTGCACCCGCGGCACCGCCGGCTGCTCCTGCCGCGCCCGCAGCACCGGCCCAGCCCATGTCTTCACCGGAAACCGCTTCGTTGATGACCAGCGGTGGCTACCGATCCGAAGAAGTCAAACCGATGAGCATGCTGCGTCGCACCATCGCGTCGCGACTCGTCCAAGCCCAACAAACCGCGGCGTTGCTGACCACATTCAACGAGATCAACATGGCACCTGTCATGGCGATCCGCAGCAAATACAAAGACGCGTTCGCCAAGAAGCACGGCGTCAAACTTGGCTTCATGTCGTTCTTTGCCAAGGCCACCGTCGAAGCCCTGCGTCGTTACCCCGCCGTCAACGCGGAAATCCGTGGCGACTCGATGGTCTATCGCAACTACCAAGACATCGGCATTGCAATTGGCGGTGGCAAAGGCTTGGTCGTTCCTGTTCTTCGCAACGTCGAACGCATGTCGTTTGCCGAAGTCGAAGGCAGCATCGCCGAGTACGCTCGTCTGGCCGGCGAAAACAGACTGCAACCCAGCGATTTAATGGGCGGCACGTTCACGATCAGCAACGGTGGCATCTACGGATCGCTGCTCAGCACACCGATCGTCAATCCGCCACAAAGCGGGATTTTAGGACTGCACTCGATCCAAGAACGTCCCGTCGCGGAAGACGGTCAAGTCGTCATCCGTCCGATGATGTACGTGGCGTTGACCTACGATCACCGCATCGTCGACGGTCGCGAAGCGGTTGGATTCTTGGTCGCGATCAAAGAAACGATCGAAGACCCAGCCCGATTGTTCCTGGAAGTCTGATCAGGCGACGTCCCGTGGGACGCCGTTTTGATGAACGACGCCGCGAAACTCGGCAAGAGTTTCGCGATCGTTGTGATGAGATCGTCGTGATGAGATCGTCGGTTTTGTCGACTGTGCTTGGGGTTGAAGCAACCGGGCCCAACGGCCGTCGGCTCACTGCTTCAGTCGTTTGACGACTTCG
The DNA window shown above is from Rhodopirellula bahusiensis and carries:
- a CDS encoding cysteine desulfurase family protein; amino-acid sequence: MIYLDHHATTPCDPRVVEAMLPYLTQHFGNPHSDSHEAGREVRRAIEQSIDSMAAILNAPRENLVVTSGATESINLAMRGVLMHPRCKRHQVVVCDTEHPAVLEVAEDLSKQSIAGGQPIEIVRAGVHPHDHRFAGQVDLDQLRAAIGEHTALVSIMWANNEIGSIMPIKTIAEITHEAGALLHCDATQAVGRLPVDMRSADVDLLSASAHKFYGPKSTGLLVVGNGNRRVRLRPQIIGGGQQRGLRGGTLNPATIVAMATAMRIAIDDLDGDTSRILELRESLWDRLSSAIEGLQLNGIDWREETSLRLPGNLNVRLRDIEGESWMAATPDVAFSSGSACSSTEALPSHVLLAMGLSESEARRSVRFGIGRFNTTAEINSAADQLIASHQKLVG
- the odhB gene encoding 2-oxoglutarate dehydrogenase complex dihydrolipoyllysine-residue succinyltransferase, coding for MSDIIPVEVPTVGESISEVQIGNWLKQEGDWVKNGEDLVEIETEKASVQIPAPASGYLQSITKQSDEFAEVGQQIASIQVAEQPADGDGGSSSGGSAPAASNAASAPAAPAPAASSPAKGGGGFVMPAAQRLLDEHKLDSSQVPATGPGGRLLKEDVLAYIRNGASRPAPAAPPAAPAAPAAPAQPMSSPETASLMTSGGYRSEEVKPMSMLRRTIASRLVQAQQTAALLTTFNEINMAPVMAIRSKYKDAFAKKHGVKLGFMSFFAKATVEALRRYPAVNAEIRGDSMVYRNYQDIGIAIGGGKGLVVPVLRNVERMSFAEVEGSIAEYARLAGENRLQPSDLMGGTFTISNGGIYGSLLSTPIVNPPQSGILGLHSIQERPVAEDGQVVIRPMMYVALTYDHRIVDGREAVGFLVAIKETIEDPARLFLEV
- a CDS encoding exonuclease/endonuclease/phosphatase family protein, which translates into the protein MSDAPEKGHPIQMALIVVLLIGGGWYFFKHYNIDGLDGVAIKPKADFAWEKLDDPFTFTSSTDARESLDWPVDESGNPIEADPVIYSPSDLLRSGPSTNDRAWGNPVYDGKGSAPTEQISAKRPAQFKNLRIASWSLDGFGPTKLASNICRMNLIRVVRQFDMVALQQVSSVHQDLVPRMVDAINESSLGSGGPVYDYVLGGPTGPAERGEQMVILFRPDRIRVDRTQTYTVADPDQQMLYDPLVAWFRAAQPSAERAWTFTVANVRIDLGRAPGEVALLGQLFDSIRDDGRGEDDILMMGLFQADDAYLLPTIAGRSVRAAVSSTPTDIFGRHQTENIVFDFKSTAEAIGRGGVYDFLRVYNLSLSEAQTVSSYLPVYAEFSALEGSPIVNQATLDQAVVQQASLPSSKKLR
- a CDS encoding sulfite exporter TauE/SafE family protein encodes the protein MLLGGKFWIVAWFFLAALVYSSAGFGGGSTYTALLVLNDVDHRVLPMLSLACNLLVVSGACLRFATQRQIPWSRSIPLVVGSIPLAWVGGSIPLDREVFVPLLSGTLIVAGVLLLIGRSKERSDETSSRENQPEKVSLANQTGSSRMNSWWRSGVIWQASLGAGLGLLAGLVGIGGGIFLSPVLHLTRWSHARDIAATSSLFILVNSVAGLVGQTSKHAWSLSEIATEFQTHAPWWPWLFVSVLIGGQIGNRAASSWLSQLTLRRITAVIVLAAGIRLGWM